From a single Natronorubrum tibetense GA33 genomic region:
- a CDS encoding sulfite exporter TauE/SafE family protein has translation MTQTCHDPGLDPTAVEPVGLVVFVLIGLFGGAHCLGMCGPLVTTYADRLRDAGDGARTRRDDTVTLRAVRQHALFNLGRTISYALLGGLFGLVGSLVFVTPRAVTGVVTDIHAVAGIVVGGLIVAMGIHYLFGRGVFGGSVGTSLFDPVLGRAQRWLLKRIDAWVNDGRILGLGAAHGLFPCPILYPAFLYAFVQGSPMGGAAALAALGAGTIPALFLYGTLFQSLSVERRIALHRVLGLVFVVLGYVPLQHGLAVLGVPAPSLPIPYYQPL, from the coding sequence ATGACACAGACGTGTCACGACCCCGGGCTCGACCCGACCGCCGTCGAGCCCGTCGGACTCGTGGTCTTCGTCCTGATCGGGCTGTTCGGCGGGGCCCACTGTCTGGGGATGTGTGGCCCGCTCGTAACCACCTACGCGGATCGCCTCCGCGATGCAGGCGACGGGGCCCGGACTCGACGAGACGATACCGTCACGCTCCGGGCGGTTCGCCAGCACGCGCTGTTCAATCTCGGCCGAACGATTAGCTACGCGCTTCTCGGCGGGCTCTTCGGCCTCGTGGGCTCGCTCGTATTCGTCACGCCGCGGGCGGTTACCGGCGTCGTAACGGACATCCACGCAGTTGCCGGGATCGTCGTCGGCGGACTGATCGTCGCGATGGGGATCCACTACCTGTTCGGACGGGGCGTGTTCGGCGGCTCCGTCGGCACGTCGCTTTTCGACCCCGTTCTCGGTCGCGCACAGCGGTGGCTGCTCAAGCGCATCGACGCGTGGGTGAACGACGGCCGCATCCTCGGTCTGGGCGCGGCTCACGGGCTGTTCCCCTGTCCCATCCTCTATCCCGCCTTCCTCTACGCGTTCGTCCAGGGGTCGCCGATGGGCGGGGCCGCCGCACTGGCCGCCCTGGGCGCCGGGACGATTCCCGCGCTGTTCCTCTACGGGACGCTCTTTCAGTCGCTCAGCGTCGAACGGAGGATCGCGCTGCACCGCGTCCTCGGCCTGGTGTTCGTCGTGCTCGGCTACGTGCCGCTCCAGCACGGTCTCGCGGTCCTGGGCGTTCCCGCACCGTCGCTACCGATTCCCTACTATCAGCCGTTATAA
- a CDS encoding NosD domain-containing protein — MFVVIVLGSVGLFVIDADSTTPDPAAFDDTVQDGLTFEAELALGDDVELPRMQVFYSQYQYVVGYYGVETFVEAQRQPEHEQRFGYPQTTYVTDYSDTSVELTDEGYPTTEAQPGWTDAEAAWFVVGSDAETPAGETVVPFADQNEATSFANEYGGSVHDWESVLEVEFEHDDATVARDRIDDRQQLADERIETADPLTDRPTSLTVGEDTETVQEALEEAPDNTTIVIPEGTYEETLEIERPVTLAGNGNVTLRGDGNGSVVTVTADRVAIEGVDIDGVGNVTRGGDELPVDIDDEEWDAAFVQNYAGTDAGVAAYTADELLVQDVDIDTPASGIIAYDSTDAVVRNVTVFGPDDPTNGLAGVLAFQSSAVVENSTIHGTPNGVYLYRSPTTVVRSNTLAGNQLGIHLMHTDDTLLADNELRDQHNTGLYIMTGPERNAVVGNSFHDAPVGLNVVGTNTYVADNFVEGAEIGMRIGTTSSIYEGNVIAGNDMGVRVTATLPTNQVTGNDFVGNDEHAIAGTGSLRIWSDGNTGNYWQGGAGVADGNRSDRSYTPTNPIDSQLHVTDGTPTLVRAPALKALAGLEGSVPGMRTGSIVDQAPACEPTNPERLEGTEWDAHAWPCYETTRTTND; from the coding sequence TTGTTCGTCGTCATCGTTCTCGGGAGTGTCGGGCTGTTCGTCATCGACGCCGACTCGACGACACCCGATCCCGCCGCGTTCGACGATACGGTTCAGGACGGGCTCACGTTCGAGGCAGAGCTCGCACTCGGTGACGACGTCGAACTGCCTCGCATGCAGGTATTTTACTCGCAGTATCAGTACGTCGTCGGCTACTACGGCGTCGAGACGTTTGTCGAGGCCCAGCGACAGCCGGAACACGAACAGCGGTTCGGCTATCCGCAGACGACGTACGTCACCGACTACAGCGACACCAGTGTCGAGTTGACGGACGAGGGGTATCCAACCACGGAGGCACAGCCGGGGTGGACCGACGCCGAAGCGGCGTGGTTCGTCGTCGGCAGTGACGCGGAGACGCCGGCTGGAGAAACCGTCGTGCCGTTTGCCGATCAGAACGAGGCGACGTCGTTCGCCAACGAATACGGAGGCAGCGTCCACGACTGGGAGTCGGTCCTCGAGGTCGAGTTCGAGCACGACGACGCAACGGTCGCACGCGACCGAATCGACGACCGCCAGCAACTGGCCGACGAACGGATCGAGACTGCCGATCCGCTCACGGACCGGCCGACGTCGCTGACCGTCGGTGAGGATACGGAAACCGTCCAGGAGGCGCTCGAAGAGGCACCCGATAACACGACCATCGTGATCCCCGAGGGGACCTACGAGGAGACGCTCGAGATCGAGCGACCGGTTACGCTCGCCGGCAACGGTAACGTGACGCTTCGCGGTGATGGAAACGGGTCGGTTGTCACGGTCACCGCCGATCGAGTGGCGATCGAAGGCGTCGATATCGACGGCGTCGGGAACGTCACGAGAGGGGGCGACGAGCTTCCGGTCGATATCGACGACGAGGAGTGGGACGCGGCGTTCGTTCAAAATTACGCCGGCACCGACGCCGGAGTCGCGGCCTACACCGCCGACGAACTTCTGGTTCAGGACGTCGACATCGACACACCTGCAAGCGGGATAATCGCCTACGATAGTACCGATGCCGTCGTTCGAAACGTCACGGTTTTCGGACCCGACGACCCGACGAACGGACTCGCCGGCGTGCTGGCGTTTCAGTCCTCAGCGGTAGTCGAGAACTCGACGATCCACGGGACACCCAACGGTGTGTACCTCTACCGTTCTCCGACGACGGTCGTCCGTTCGAACACGCTAGCGGGCAACCAGTTGGGGATCCATCTGATGCACACGGACGATACGCTCCTCGCGGACAACGAGTTGCGAGACCAGCACAACACCGGACTCTACATCATGACCGGTCCGGAACGAAACGCGGTCGTCGGAAACTCGTTCCACGACGCGCCAGTCGGTCTCAACGTCGTCGGGACCAACACGTACGTCGCGGACAACTTCGTCGAAGGTGCCGAAATCGGGATGCGTATCGGCACGACGTCCTCGATCTACGAGGGTAACGTCATCGCCGGCAACGACATGGGAGTACGCGTCACGGCCACGCTCCCGACGAATCAGGTTACCGGGAACGACTTCGTCGGAAACGACGAGCACGCCATCGCCGGTACCGGGTCGCTACGGATCTGGAGCGACGGTAACACCGGAAATTACTGGCAAGGGGGTGCTGGAGTCGCCGACGGCAATCGGTCTGATCGGTCGTACACGCCGACCAACCCCATCGACAGCCAGTTACACGTGACCGACGGAACGCCGACGCTCGTCCGAGCACCGGCACTCAAGGCGCTTGCCGGCCTCGAAGGGTCGGTGCCCGGAATGCGAACCGGGAGTATCGTCGACCAGGCACCGGCCTGCGAGCCAACCAATCCGGAGCGACTCGAGGGGACCGAGTGGGACGCCCACGCCTGGCCCTGCTACGAGACGACGCGAACGACCAATGACTGA
- a CDS encoding ABC transporter ATP-binding protein, with the protein MTDAHPTLEADGIDHDYGTVSVLEDVSATVPRGAVTALIGPNGSGKTTLIRALAGLHEPTGGTITYHGPETARRIGYLPQHPAFRPGFTCRETLRFYASLVGAGDSAAMKHLDRVGLVDAADRPVEALSGGMTRLLGIAQATIGDPPVVVLDEPGSGLDPGMSAHVFDVAADLADDGIAVLLSSHDLELVERVADQVLVLSDGQIVQRGSTTALEARYGVDSLWSVYENAIGGDLDTVRVQGGHA; encoded by the coding sequence ATGACTGACGCACACCCAACACTCGAGGCAGACGGCATCGATCACGACTACGGGACAGTCTCCGTCCTAGAAGACGTTTCAGCGACCGTACCTCGTGGAGCGGTAACGGCTCTGATCGGGCCGAACGGCTCGGGCAAGACGACGCTAATTCGTGCACTTGCCGGACTCCACGAGCCTACGGGAGGGACAATCACATATCACGGGCCTGAGACTGCCCGCCGAATCGGGTATCTTCCACAGCATCCTGCATTCCGACCCGGATTCACGTGTCGGGAGACGCTTCGGTTTTACGCGTCACTCGTCGGTGCCGGTGACTCGGCCGCGATGAAACACCTGGACCGTGTTGGGCTCGTGGATGCAGCCGATCGACCCGTCGAGGCGCTCTCCGGTGGGATGACACGACTGCTCGGGATCGCACAGGCGACGATCGGCGATCCGCCCGTCGTCGTGCTCGACGAACCCGGGAGCGGACTGGACCCGGGGATGAGCGCCCACGTCTTCGACGTCGCAGCCGACCTCGCCGACGACGGCATCGCGGTCCTGTTGAGCTCCCACGACCTGGAACTCGTCGAACGCGTCGCCGACCAGGTACTGGTGCTCTCCGACGGACAGATCGTCCAGCGAGGATCCACGACGGCCCTCGAGGCTCGATACGGCGTCGACTCGCTGTGGTCGGTTTACGAGAACGCCATCGGGGGCGACCTCGACACCGTTCGCGTCCAGGGTGGGCACGCATGA
- a CDS encoding DMT family transporter: MVLEVSDSLLGVLLASVAAVGFAGQFLFARLGTETGEVTDGVLVVLGCNIALLTPPVLVLYSPPYVDLFTPYSVASFGAAGLAGMFVARLLTFKSIQEIGANLTSPVIASNVFFATVFAVVFLEERLTAVHFAGIVLIVAGIAVVSWETAAATGPEQSIRETGATLVVPLVAAACIGIEPIFISMGLAAGTPTLPGIVVMAVVATVGFVGYLRWTDSLRPIPIRAASTGWFVAGGISTTVGFVAYFAALEIAPVVVVMPLLQLTPLLVVVLSVLFLPRRLERVTWPVGVAALVVVVGATLVSLSG; this comes from the coding sequence ATGGTCCTCGAGGTGTCGGACTCGCTGCTCGGCGTACTGTTGGCGAGCGTCGCCGCGGTAGGGTTTGCGGGACAGTTTCTTTTCGCACGGCTCGGAACGGAGACCGGCGAGGTCACAGATGGAGTGCTCGTCGTCCTGGGCTGTAACATCGCGCTGCTTACGCCGCCCGTGCTGGTGCTGTACTCGCCGCCCTACGTGGATCTGTTCACGCCCTACTCGGTCGCCTCGTTCGGCGCGGCCGGCCTCGCCGGGATGTTCGTCGCTCGTCTGCTGACGTTCAAGAGTATCCAGGAGATCGGCGCGAACCTCACGTCGCCCGTGATCGCCTCGAACGTCTTCTTCGCGACGGTGTTCGCCGTGGTCTTTCTCGAGGAGCGACTGACGGCCGTCCACTTCGCCGGAATCGTCCTGATCGTCGCGGGCATCGCCGTCGTCTCGTGGGAAACCGCGGCCGCGACGGGTCCCGAGCAGTCGATTCGGGAGACCGGCGCGACGCTCGTCGTGCCGCTGGTCGCCGCCGCCTGCATCGGAATCGAGCCGATCTTCATCTCGATGGGGCTCGCCGCGGGAACGCCGACGCTGCCCGGAATCGTCGTCATGGCGGTTGTCGCGACGGTCGGTTTCGTCGGCTACCTCCGCTGGACCGACTCGTTACGGCCGATACCGATCCGCGCCGCCTCTACCGGTTGGTTCGTCGCGGGCGGGATCTCGACGACCGTCGGCTTCGTCGCCTACTTCGCGGCCCTCGAGATCGCCCCCGTGGTCGTAGTCATGCCCTTACTACAGCTGACGCCGCTGCTCGTGGTGGTTCTCTCGGTGCTGTTCCTGCCGCGGCGACTCGAGCGCGTCACCTGGCCCGTCGGCGTCGCGGCGCTGGTCGTCGTGGTCGGCGCAACGCTCGTCTCGCTGTCGGGATGA
- a CDS encoding ABC transporter permease has product MTEDGAAASRDERAPTDHQPPTAPGSMRLLETIVRRELQTLARTRTFYVLAIAFAAVVLGIAWVGESVRAGYVPTLVDLLTPLELLVPVVAVAFGYRAILGDEQRGELDVLETYPVSSREIVLGVYIGRAIGLLTVVVVPLVLAGLAVAVTESDVLTIYASHAGADSPILFARFVVLTALFALAVLGVAIAISAIVSGTRSALALAVVALVVLLVGLDLALAYGFSAGIIGDGGLVHSLALSPLSAYRGLVFESAVVVAAGTGPAVAAPVSSLVSLVVWTAGSLALATWAVNR; this is encoded by the coding sequence ATGACCGAGGACGGAGCGGCGGCCAGCCGGGACGAACGGGCCCCGACCGACCACCAACCACCGACGGCTCCGGGATCGATGCGACTCCTCGAGACGATCGTCCGGCGAGAACTGCAAACGCTCGCCCGCACCCGGACGTTCTACGTGCTCGCGATTGCGTTCGCCGCCGTCGTACTGGGCATCGCCTGGGTCGGCGAGAGTGTGCGAGCGGGCTACGTTCCGACGCTGGTCGACCTGCTCACTCCACTGGAATTGCTCGTCCCAGTTGTCGCCGTCGCGTTCGGATACCGTGCCATCCTCGGCGACGAGCAGCGGGGTGAACTGGACGTCCTGGAGACGTATCCCGTCTCGAGTCGCGAGATCGTCCTCGGCGTCTACATCGGGCGGGCGATCGGCCTCCTCACCGTCGTCGTCGTCCCGCTCGTCCTCGCCGGGCTCGCCGTCGCGGTCACCGAGAGCGACGTCCTAACGATCTACGCCTCGCACGCGGGCGCTGACTCCCCGATCCTGTTTGCCCGGTTCGTCGTCCTGACTGCGCTGTTCGCGCTGGCGGTGCTCGGCGTTGCCATCGCGATTTCGGCGATCGTAAGCGGGACGCGAAGCGCACTCGCTCTCGCGGTTGTCGCGCTCGTCGTCCTTCTGGTCGGCCTGGACCTCGCGCTCGCATACGGGTTCTCCGCCGGGATAATCGGCGACGGCGGACTCGTCCACTCGCTCGCGCTCAGTCCGCTCAGCGCCTACCGGGGGCTCGTCTTCGAGAGCGCCGTCGTCGTCGCCGCGGGTACCGGCCCGGCGGTCGCCGCGCCCGTCTCGAGTCTCGTGAGTCTCGTCGTCTGGACGGCCGGCTCGCTCGCGCTCGCGACGTGGGCCGTAAATCGGTGA
- the tgtA gene encoding tRNA guanosine(15) transglycosylase TgtA — protein sequence MRECFEVRDTDAGGRIGELTVPRADVTVETPALLPVINPNLDTIAPRRLATEFGAEILITNSYIIHETEDVRERALEDGLHELLEFPGAIMTDSGSFQLSEYGDIDVTTEEILEFQREIGSDIATPVDIPTPPDVDRERAEAELETTQERLELAETVETGDMLVSAPVQGSTYPDLREAAGRHADSTSLDVFPVGAVVPLMNDYRYDDMIDVVAAAKRGLGADAPVHLFGAGHPMMFALAAAMGCDLFDSAAYALYARDDRYLTVRGTRHLDDLDYLPCSCPVCTEHSPDDLRALPDDERESELGAHNLHVTFEEIRRIKQAIRAGNLLELVEQRARAHPTMLDGYRTLLDHAAQLERSDPVSKGSFFYTSAESARRPEVLRHHRRLERLAVPDSLLVTEGSSPRGDEYDDSWRVEPPFGPFPRSLSKSYPLTAEVPDRTDREALEAAADGVARLAAANPDADITLGHRGWPTGVLGRLPANVAVIDLSDTQT from the coding sequence ATGCGCGAGTGCTTCGAAGTCCGGGATACCGACGCCGGCGGGCGAATCGGCGAACTCACCGTCCCGAGAGCAGACGTTACCGTCGAGACACCGGCGCTCCTGCCGGTGATTAATCCGAATCTGGATACGATCGCTCCCCGTCGACTCGCCACGGAGTTCGGCGCCGAGATCCTCATCACGAACTCGTATATCATCCACGAGACCGAAGACGTCCGCGAGCGCGCCCTCGAGGACGGGCTTCACGAGTTACTCGAGTTCCCCGGCGCGATCATGACCGACTCGGGCTCCTTTCAGCTCTCCGAGTACGGCGACATCGACGTCACGACCGAGGAGATCCTCGAGTTCCAGCGCGAGATCGGCTCCGATATCGCCACGCCGGTCGACATCCCGACGCCGCCGGACGTCGACCGCGAGCGCGCCGAGGCCGAACTCGAGACGACCCAGGAACGCCTCGAACTCGCCGAGACCGTCGAGACGGGCGACATGCTCGTGTCGGCACCGGTCCAGGGGTCGACGTATCCGGACCTCCGTGAGGCGGCCGGTCGTCACGCCGATTCCACCTCGCTCGACGTCTTCCCCGTCGGCGCGGTCGTCCCGCTGATGAACGACTACCGCTACGACGACATGATCGACGTCGTCGCCGCCGCCAAGCGCGGCCTTGGTGCCGACGCGCCGGTCCACCTCTTCGGTGCCGGCCACCCGATGATGTTCGCACTCGCCGCCGCGATGGGCTGTGACCTGTTCGACTCTGCCGCCTACGCGCTCTACGCCCGCGACGATCGCTATCTCACGGTTCGAGGGACCCGTCACCTCGACGACCTCGACTACCTGCCCTGTTCGTGTCCCGTCTGTACCGAACACTCGCCCGACGACCTCCGCGCGCTCCCCGACGACGAGCGCGAGTCCGAACTCGGCGCGCACAACCTCCACGTCACCTTCGAGGAGATCCGCCGAATAAAACAGGCCATCCGCGCGGGCAACTTGCTCGAACTCGTCGAGCAGCGCGCTCGCGCCCACCCGACGATGCTCGACGGCTACCGCACCCTGCTCGATCACGCCGCCCAACTCGAGCGGAGCGACCCCGTCTCCAAGGGCTCTTTCTTCTATACCTCCGCCGAGAGCGCACGGCGGCCGGAAGTCCTGCGCCACCACCGGCGCCTCGAGCGACTCGCCGTCCCCGACTCGCTGCTCGTCACCGAGGGGAGTTCCCCGCGCGGCGACGAGTACGACGACTCCTGGCGCGTCGAGCCGCCGTTCGGTCCGTTCCCCCGCTCACTCTCGAAGAGTTACCCGCTCACCGCCGAGGTGCCCGACCGGACGGACCGCGAAGCGCTCGAGGCCGCAGCAGACGGCGTCGCTCGGCTCGCGGCGGCGAATCCGGACGCCGACATCACCCTCGGACACCGTGGCTGGCCGACCGGCGTCCTCGGTCGCCTCCCAGCAAACGTGGCGGTAATCGATCTCTCCGACACCCAGACGTAA
- a CDS encoding TRAM domain-containing protein, producing MLGVTSLVLGLIVFVLFGSWLVRRFRGGSQSTAQRESYERHKDAQQREPPVDIGDVREVGVQEFSEHHSGEQQAVCKIEGFVVFVEDIPSDVAVGDVLEVKVLSFNRGHTSATATFVARA from the coding sequence ATGCTCGGGGTCACGTCGCTCGTGCTCGGTTTGATCGTCTTCGTGCTGTTCGGGTCGTGGCTGGTCAGGCGATTCCGGGGCGGGAGCCAGTCGACAGCGCAACGGGAGTCGTACGAACGCCACAAGGACGCCCAGCAGCGCGAGCCCCCGGTCGATATCGGCGACGTCCGGGAGGTCGGCGTCCAGGAGTTCTCCGAACACCACTCCGGCGAGCAACAGGCCGTCTGCAAGATTGAGGGGTTCGTCGTCTTCGTCGAGGACATCCCGAGCGACGTCGCGGTCGGTGACGTCCTCGAGGTCAAGGTCCTCTCGTTCAACCGCGGTCACACCTCCGCGACGGCGACGTTCGTCGCTCGAGCCTGA
- a CDS encoding HalOD1 output domain-containing protein: protein MNNTSIGSTDNGFDESVSIAVITAVSTRRGVAPTELPPLYEWIDPDALDALFEPTRRGGPRCGELEFTYDGHDITVTHGDCLEIAIDGTLAAEPARVAADTSQPEA, encoded by the coding sequence GTGAACAACACATCCATCGGTTCCACTGACAACGGGTTCGACGAGTCCGTGAGCATTGCGGTCATCACCGCAGTTTCGACGCGACGCGGCGTCGCTCCGACCGAACTCCCGCCGCTCTACGAGTGGATCGATCCCGATGCACTGGACGCGCTGTTCGAGCCGACGCGACGCGGCGGCCCGCGATGTGGCGAACTCGAGTTTACCTACGACGGCCACGACATCACCGTTACGCACGGTGACTGCCTCGAGATCGCGATCGACGGGACGCTCGCAGCCGAACCGGCCAGGGTCGCCGCGGACACGTCCCAGCCCGAAGCCTGA
- a CDS encoding nitrous oxide reductase accessory protein NosL, with protein sequence MDSTDTTGRIVTRRTVLGSVGTVCLGAVAGCLDGEEASVPDAIEIDDDQDCDNCTMRIGSHPGPAGQTHYEEPTEVFDEDLDEDRPAQFCSSLCTYAFTFDNEGEAEPTVTYLTDYSAVDYEIEDGDDAPVPTRHLEADAFGNATELTLVGDSEVEGAMGGSLIPFSDADEADDFQAEYGGELYDHDEVTQDLIMSLM encoded by the coding sequence ATGGATTCAACCGACACGACCGGTCGGATCGTGACTCGACGAACCGTCCTGGGCAGCGTTGGGACAGTCTGTCTCGGCGCGGTCGCCGGCTGCCTCGACGGCGAGGAGGCCAGCGTTCCAGACGCGATCGAGATCGACGATGATCAGGACTGTGATAACTGTACGATGCGGATCGGAAGCCACCCCGGTCCGGCCGGCCAGACACACTACGAGGAACCGACGGAAGTCTTCGACGAGGACCTCGACGAGGACCGTCCGGCACAGTTCTGCAGTTCGCTGTGTACGTACGCGTTTACCTTCGACAACGAGGGCGAGGCCGAACCGACCGTCACCTACCTGACCGACTACTCGGCGGTCGACTACGAGATCGAAGACGGCGATGACGCACCCGTGCCAACTCGACACCTCGAGGCCGACGCTTTTGGCAACGCAACGGAGCTCACCCTGGTCGGCGACAGCGAGGTGGAGGGGGCGATGGGAGGCTCGCTGATTCCGTTCAGCGACGCCGACGAAGCCGACGACTTTCAGGCGGAGTACGGCGGCGAACTCTACGACCACGATGAGGTGACGCAGGACCTCATCATGTCCCTGATGTAA
- a CDS encoding SCO family protein translates to MHRRSILATGASVGTGLVAGCLTERIAGDETADEAVLEPPEEEHAHGDDYAYPTYGDPFPTIELQDPLAETTVDTGTIDDECLVCTAFYATCPAECIPLMNAIATVQEQSVEREIDDAVRFLAITFDPDRDTPEELRDHAAMVEADLERGNWHYLRPADAAEAESVVNDDLGILYEREGDGPMAEFAHITVTFLVNPDGYVERSYRGESPDVDRISDDLEAVVDAME, encoded by the coding sequence ATGCACCGACGATCGATTCTCGCTACAGGCGCAAGCGTCGGCACCGGGCTCGTTGCAGGCTGTCTGACCGAGCGAATCGCCGGCGACGAGACGGCCGACGAGGCAGTACTCGAGCCGCCGGAGGAGGAACACGCACACGGCGACGACTACGCGTACCCGACGTACGGCGATCCGTTTCCGACCATCGAACTCCAGGATCCGCTGGCGGAGACGACCGTCGATACCGGGACGATCGACGACGAGTGTCTGGTCTGTACCGCGTTCTACGCGACGTGTCCGGCCGAGTGTATCCCCCTGATGAACGCCATCGCTACAGTTCAAGAACAGAGCGTCGAGCGGGAGATCGACGACGCGGTCCGATTCCTGGCGATCACCTTCGATCCGGACCGAGACACCCCCGAGGAACTCCGCGACCACGCCGCGATGGTCGAGGCCGACCTCGAACGGGGCAACTGGCACTACCTCCGACCGGCCGACGCCGCGGAGGCCGAGTCGGTCGTCAACGACGACCTCGGGATCCTCTACGAACGCGAGGGCGACGGACCGATGGCGGAGTTCGCCCACATTACGGTCACGTTCCTCGTCAACCCCGATGGCTACGTCGAACGGAGCTATCGGGGCGAGAGCCCGGACGTCGACCGGATCAGTGACGACCTCGAGGCGGTCGTCGACGCGATGGAATGA